A stretch of the Xanthocytophaga agilis genome encodes the following:
- a CDS encoding type 1 glutamine amidotransferase domain-containing protein, with product MKSSILKSLSALLVLLSAFTVNTYSQSASTKANGTKLTKKVLIVLSAADTWTRANGEKYPTGYWAEEFVDVHKEFIEAGYTVDIASPRAVKPTADPKSLQVATVGAEKALAFTYYITALSKELTHPLELSKINMAEYDAVVIPGGHGPVEDLYKDKDMGKVLFAADKSKKVIGAVCHGQGAFLSAVDSKGNWLFKGRNMTSFSDAEEIEFGTADNAPWLLASTLRKYGANYTCGKNWGNYIMVDGNLVTGQNPASSIPMAKAIIELLNKKQSL from the coding sequence ATGAAAAGCAGTATTTTAAAATCGCTTTCAGCACTTTTGGTGCTATTGTCTGCCTTCACGGTAAACACCTATTCACAGTCAGCAAGTACCAAAGCAAATGGTACAAAACTTACAAAAAAAGTGTTGATCGTTCTTTCTGCTGCCGACACTTGGACAAGGGCGAATGGAGAAAAGTACCCTACAGGATATTGGGCAGAAGAATTTGTTGACGTGCATAAAGAATTTATTGAAGCCGGATACACAGTAGATATTGCTTCGCCAAGAGCAGTAAAACCTACAGCAGACCCTAAAAGTCTTCAGGTAGCTACCGTTGGAGCAGAAAAAGCACTTGCCTTCACTTACTATATTACTGCATTATCCAAAGAACTTACTCATCCTTTGGAATTATCTAAGATTAATATGGCCGAATATGATGCTGTAGTCATTCCTGGTGGTCATGGCCCTGTTGAAGATTTGTATAAAGATAAAGACATGGGCAAGGTGCTTTTTGCAGCAGATAAATCCAAAAAAGTTATCGGTGCAGTATGTCATGGTCAGGGTGCTTTTTTAAGTGCAGTTGACAGCAAAGGCAACTGGTTGTTCAAAGGTAGAAATATGACATCTTTCAGCGATGCAGAAGAAATTGAATTTGGTACTGCCGACAATGCTCCCTGGCTGTTGGCTTCTACATTGAGAAAATACGGTGCCAATTATACTTGTGGTAAAAACTGGGGCAATTATATCATGGTGGATGGCAACCTGGTAACCGGTCAAAACCCGGCATCAAGTATTCCAATGGCAAAGGCAATCATTGAGCTATTGAATAAAAAGCAATCACTTTGA
- a CDS encoding SDR family oxidoreductase — KGLGLSLVKKLLSEGYKVAATSRSAESLTKAVGAGNADFLPLQVELLNETSIAEAIENTINTFGGIDVLVNNAGYGQLGTLEEMSDSEARENFDINVFGLLNVTRNIMPHFRAKKAGHVINISSIAGLLGAFPGWGVYCATKFAVVGLTEALSVEAKEFNVKATIVYPGYFNTNFLKEGSMKLAANPIADYTAARNTEIWHETQMVGNQPGDPTKAAEVFIQLAEMENPPLHFFMGSDSFGMANSKIEILQNALTANETLSKSTDYVK, encoded by the coding sequence AAGGGATTAGGATTATCTCTTGTAAAAAAGTTGCTTTCAGAAGGCTACAAAGTAGCGGCTACCTCACGAAGTGCAGAATCATTAACCAAGGCGGTTGGTGCCGGCAATGCTGATTTTCTACCACTACAGGTAGAGCTGCTAAATGAAACCAGCATAGCCGAAGCCATAGAAAATACAATCAACACCTTCGGTGGTATTGATGTGTTGGTAAACAATGCCGGTTATGGTCAATTAGGTACATTAGAAGAAATGAGCGATTCGGAAGCCAGAGAAAATTTTGACATCAATGTATTTGGTTTATTAAATGTTACCAGAAACATTATGCCACACTTCAGAGCTAAAAAGGCAGGGCATGTTATCAACATTTCTTCGATTGCCGGTTTATTGGGTGCATTCCCGGGTTGGGGGGTGTATTGTGCTACAAAATTCGCGGTAGTTGGTTTAACCGAAGCCCTTTCAGTAGAAGCCAAAGAGTTTAATGTAAAAGCTACAATTGTTTATCCGGGTTATTTCAACACTAACTTCCTTAAAGAAGGCTCCATGAAATTGGCCGCCAATCCTATTGCTGATTACACAGCAGCCCGTAACACCGAAATATGGCACGAAACTCAAATGGTAGGCAATCAACCGGGAGACCCAACCAAAGCAGCCGAAGTGTTTATCCAATTGGCGGAAATGGAAAATCCACCATTGCACTTCTTTATGGGTTCAGACTCATTCGGTATGGCCAATAGCAAGATTGAAATCTTACAAAATGCGCTTACTGCCAATGAAACCTTGAGTAAATCAACAGATTACGTAAAATAA
- a CDS encoding SDR family NAD(P)-dependent oxidoreductase: MSYTLITGASGSSGEATAREFAAKKHNVVLVVRNESKLKQLCNELSESHAVNAEYIVADLSSPSSPQQLFDESQTSK, encoded by the coding sequence ATGAGTTACACTTTAATCACAGGAGCCAGTGGCAGTAGTGGCGAAGCTACAGCAAGAGAATTTGCTGCCAAAAAACACAACGTAGTTTTGGTGGTAAGAAACGAATCTAAGTTGAAACAACTTTGCAATGAACTTTCAGAAAGTCATGCTGTTAATGCTGAATACATTGTGGCTGATTTGAGTAGCCCAAGCTCACCACAACAACTTTTTGATGAGTCCCAAACATCCAAATAG
- a CDS encoding helix-turn-helix transcriptional regulator, with translation MSNKQIYRFNSIAEFHKMSGLPKPEHPLVSLVDYGMVEYHTDETEISWIQNFYSVGLKRNIQGKFKYGQQQYDFDEGLMTFVAPKQVVSITVDKTQTIKPSGLLLFIHPDFLWNTNLAKTISKYEFFGYNVNEALFMSEKEEAVIIDILKNIQREYHSAIDKFTQNIIIAQIEQLLGYCERFYQRQFITRAKTNHQILDKVETILENYFNDGNLIDKGTPTAQYLADRLHLSPNYLGSLLKSLTGNSTQTHIHEKLIEKAKEKLSTTNLTVSEIAYELGFEHSQSFSKLFKSKTKLSPLEFRASFN, from the coding sequence ATGAGCAATAAACAAATTTATCGTTTCAATTCCATTGCCGAATTTCATAAGATGAGTGGCTTACCTAAGCCTGAGCATCCCTTGGTTAGTTTGGTAGATTATGGCATGGTAGAGTACCATACCGATGAAACAGAAATTAGTTGGATACAAAATTTTTATTCCGTAGGTTTAAAAAGAAACATACAGGGCAAGTTTAAATATGGTCAACAGCAATACGATTTTGATGAAGGGCTTATGACATTTGTAGCTCCCAAGCAAGTAGTAAGTATCACTGTAGACAAAACCCAAACCATAAAACCTTCGGGTCTTTTATTGTTTATTCATCCCGATTTTCTTTGGAATACCAACTTGGCAAAGACCATAAGCAAATACGAGTTTTTTGGTTACAATGTAAACGAAGCTCTGTTTATGTCTGAGAAAGAAGAAGCCGTAATTATTGATATTTTAAAAAACATACAAAGAGAGTACCACTCTGCCATTGATAAGTTTACTCAAAATATCATCATTGCCCAAATAGAACAACTACTTGGTTACTGCGAACGATTTTATCAAAGGCAGTTCATCACCAGAGCCAAAACCAATCATCAAATTCTTGACAAAGTAGAAACCATTTTAGAAAACTATTTCAACGATGGCAATCTGATAGATAAAGGTACACCTACAGCCCAGTATTTAGCAGACCGATTGCATCTTTCTCCAAACTATTTAGGTAGCTTATTAAAATCACTTACCGGCAACTCTACCCAAACGCATATCCACGAAAAGTTGATAGAAAAAGCCAAAGAAAAATTATCGACTACTAATCTTACCGTTAGCGAAATAGCTTATGAGTTGGGTTTTGAGCATAGCCAAAGTTTCAGCAAGTTGTTCAAAAGTAAGACCAAACTATCCCCGTTGGAGTTTAGGGCATCGTTTAACTGA